The Dehalococcoidia bacterium genomic interval GGTGATCTTCTGCGCAGGCCTCCTTGTCATGTTCGGCAAGCAGGGCATGAGCGCATACAGCACCTTCAACGAGGCGCGTTCTGGCGCGATGATGTAGTCGACCTCCTCCACCCGAAGCCACGGCCCCCGGCATTGCCGGGGGCTTTCTTTCTGTCCAGAAGAAAAGAGGCTACCGAACGGTAGCCTCTTCGTTCGTGACGGTTGAGGAACTGGTGCTAGGGACTACTTGGTGCCACACTCCCGTCAGATACGACCTCCGGCATATCGGGCGGAGTATTGCGGCCGCGCCACTTGCGCCATGCCGCTCGGAACTCCAGCACAACGATTCCATAGGACGCCAGGGGCGCGAGCGCGAGGAAAACAAGCGCGTCGACGACATGTCCCTCGTCAAGATTCCTTATGCCCGAAATGACGACCGCGTAGGCCAGCGCAATCGGGAAAACCAGCCGGACGAAAGGATAAGCCGAAAGGCTCAGGCGTTCAGGCTTCTGTAGCGTGATCCAGACGGCGATGTGCAGCACCGCGGCGATAAGGGACAGAAGGGCAAGCGGCGCAAACAACAGCGAATAGGCTATCTGGTAGACGCGCGCGCTCAGGCCACTGAGCGCCGGCGTAATCGGAACTGCGTCCTGCAGGACGAACTGCCCCGAGTCCGTGACGTAACCGTCCAGCGGCAGGTCGCTGCCCTCGCCGACCACGGCAAAGCCCTCCGGTATTCCGCCGACAAAGCCTATGGGCGCGCTGCAGTTTGCAGGGACGGACTGCCTCGTGCGGGTGGCCAGTTCGCCGTCCGCGTCTATGAGGAATACAAGGGAGAAGTGACGCGCGTCCTGGTAGCAGTGTACGAGACCCAGCCGGATGTAGACGTCGTTGGCCAGGATTAAGCCGCGCCCTCCGACGATGAAGAGCACGGGCGCAACGATCAATAGCACAAGTACGCCCTCCGCTATGTCTATCAGGTATCTCTTCATTTCAGCCCTCCGCATCGCTTGGTTTCCTTCCGGTGCGCGATATCCCACCCGATCACTGTCAAGGTCGTCGTCGACCATACCAACGCCAAAAGTCCACTGAGCAGCATCAGCACACGTCCCCAGCCGTACCCATAGAGAAAGAAACCGGCCTCGTCTGAGTGCAATTCCCATAAGACATTGATGCTCATCAGGAAAGTGATCAGCCAGAACCCGGCGACCCACCAGTCCCTCTTCGTCATGTTCCTGTCTCCGTAGTCATTGTTGCAGACGCCGGACTTTCCACTGGAAAGTGCTGCGGACTTATCCAGTTACGAACCGGAGCCCCTACAGGCCCGTCCGCATCTGTCGCATTGCGATCTGGTGGCACTCGCAGCGTCCGCCGGCGTGGGGATGATCCGGTAGCATTACGGCGTTGCGGCGGTCCTGCACGGTGTAGCAGTCCGGGCAGACGCGCTCGATCACAACGGCCGGGATCGACCGCTCCGCTTCCCGCTGTCTGACGGCGTCGCTCAAGTCGGTGGTATCGACGAACCGGCCGCATCGGGCGCACTGCTCGTTATCGATGATCATTGCGTGTCCGGTTCCGGCCCGGGCCTTGGGGCCAATTCGACCAGTCGGTACAGGTGATTGACCATCTCGGCGTATGCCTTGGTGCCCATAGACGGCGAATTACGCGCAAGAAGGATGCGGCGAAGCAGACGCTCAAGCTCCGCATCTCCCTCGCTGAAACACGGGAGATCCAGCAGGATAAGGCAATGGCGCTGGGCTTTCGGTAGCGCGCCAGCGCGCCGCTTTGTCCGCAGGTACTCCATGACCGGTTCCCCAAAGTCGAAAAGCCTGTCCTCGTCACGCTCGAAGTCAAGTAGCCGGATATGGGGCATGTCGCTGGTATCGTCGACAGCGGGTTCGCCCCTTTCGTCGTCTTCGCGCTCAAGGTCCGAGACATAGTCGGATATGGCTTTCCACGCTCTTCTCATCAATCTTGTGCCTCCGGCCTGACCAAGCGCTCAGAATATGATCAAAGCCTACCAGAATCGCCGCAGACCGCGTTTTCAGGTGTGTTTTGGTAAATCCCCGTCTGAAGGCAGAAAAGGCTATCTGGGGGCACTGGGCGCGCCCATAGAGGCTAACTTGATGCCATTGAACCTTAGAACCTGCCCCGACACGATCTTTTCAGCAAGTTCGTTGCCCTCCGGATTCAGAACCAGGCAGACCCCGCCAAACTGTTTGACCTTGCCGTCCGGCTGCAGGACTTTGGTGCGCGGACAGCCGAGGCATCCGGTAAAGAGCATTGCGCCGTCCGGGACTGTGCGATGCTCCGACAGTGGATGCGGACAGTAGAAGCACCTGAGCGATCTCGGGTGTGGAAGGCGTAGCAGCTTCAGCGCGACCTGCTCGCAGACAGGGCAGAGTTCAGGCCTGTACTTACCGGTCTTAGCTCTGCGGTAGTCGTGTTCGTATTTGGCCAGAGTCACGACGAAGACTGCGTCCCGGTCGCCACAGAACGAAAGAAGGCTCGTTTTGCCACGGGTGATATGTGATTGCATCCGAGAACCTACCTGAAGCACTTGCCGTCGTTCTGGTCGTCGTCGGAGTTGGTGCCGTCCGGACAGTCCGTATCGTCCCACTGAGCGCCTTGCCACTCCGCGCCACTCACATTCGCGTCCTTGAGGTTGGCTTCCGACAGGTCTGCGTGGGAGAAGTCGGCGTCTCTGAGGTCGGCATCATCGAACCTTGCGGCGTAGAGTTCTGCGTCCGTGAAGTCGGCCCGTCTGAGGTCGGCGTTGCGGAACTTGGCGCGGCGCAGTATCGCGCCCGAGAAGTTGGCGCTTCTGAGGTTCGCATCGTTGAACACCGCGCGATCCAGGTTCGCGTTGCGAAGGTCGACGTTTCGCAGGTCCTTGTCCTCGAAGTCACAGAGCGACAGGTCAGCGCCGGGTTCCAGGATGTCGCACCGGTCCCGTTCGGGTGTGGAGGTCGGCGTCGGCGTAAGGATTGCAGAAAAGGCCGAAAGCGAGATCGGCGTTGGCGACGGCGGGAGTTGGTCCAGTGCCTCGAACACCGCCTCTTCGATTATCAGGTCGACGTCAATGGTCGGCACGGGTGTGGGCGTAGGCGGCAGTGCCGCAAGCACCGCGGAGACTACGGCGTCGATGTCCGGGGTGGCCGCAGGTTCCGGAGTGGTTGGGGGTTCCGCTGTCGGCAGAACGTCGAGCACGGCAAGGGCAATCGCGTTGATATTCGGCGCAGCCGTAGGCACCGGAGTGGCCGTAGGCTCGGGCGTACTCGTTGGTTCAGGAGTCGGCAGGGCCGCGAGTACCGCTTCGACAACGTCTTCAGGCGGAACTTCCTGCCCATTTGCCTGGTCGAACGGAAGGTACTGCTGCAGGTCGTTTGCAAGCGACTGCAGGTCGATCGTAAAGCCAACCGGGGCACTGCCGTCAGTGGCTTCTTCCTCCGGCACTTCCACGACCTCGGGCGCAGGCGCGGCGGTAGGTTGTGGCGTACTCGTTGGTTCCGGCGGCACTTCTGCCGGCACGGGCGCGGGTGAGCACATCGCAATGGCGAGCAGTACGCCCGCAGCCAGCACCACAAGGATCAAGACGATACTCAACTTCAGCGACAGGAACAAGCCGCCTATGTAGATACCTGACGCTGGTTCCTCGTCGTAGTAATCGTCGTCGGTTCCACAACGCGCGCTTCTGCGTCGACAGTAACCGGATCGGTGGGGCTTTCGTCTCCGACGTCGCCCTGCTCGTCTTCGGCGGTAGTGCCTTCGATGTCTTCTCTGTCCGTGGTCATGTCAGTCTCGGGATCTGTTCTGCTTTTCAATTAAGGTCTATTGCGCTTTGCTGAAAAACCACTATTCCGAGAACCACCAAGGGACCGCCGTCGGTGTACTCGCTACCGGAGGCGTGAACTCGACCGGGTATTTCATATCGACCTAGACTTCGGTCGCCTGCATATCGACATAGCCCATTGTGACTACGCCGTATTCCGACATCGCCTTGCGGAGTTCCATGCGCCCGGCGCAGCCCTTACAGATGTGCCAACTCGCCATGTACATGCCGATCTCGTGAACGGCGAACCGGGCCGCGTAATGCTCGTGGTCCTCTTTGGCCATACCCCACCTGTACTCTTGTCCGCAAGCCGGACACTCCAGTTCCCAGGTGTATTCGCGGTGAATTGCCACAGCTTGTCCCTCTTTCGTCTCAGACCAAAACAGGCCGTAGCGGTAGCCTCGGCCTGCCATACACGATATGCCGGTGTCCTGTAATGTGCAGGACTATCTGTAGCCCATGATAGTGCAGCGTATCCCGACCAGGTCATCGTCGTCGTAGACGCTGACCGCCTGCCCCCAGAGCACATACATCGGCCTGAACCAAGGGATTTCATTCTGGTGCTCAAACAGGGTCTCGGTAAGTTGGTCGACCGGCATCTGCATAAGCCCACAGATACCGCCCACCGTGTACTCCACCGCGTCCACCGGATCGATCACCACGCTGAAGTATTCCATACCCGCGAGGTCGACCTGGCGCCCCCACTTGCCGGTTTCGTCGATCAGGTCCTTTATATCCGATGACTTGACGCCATCTTGCTCGTGCATATTACGCCTCCAAAATCAGGTTCAGAACAAGTGTAGCACCAGCGTGTT includes:
- a CDS encoding pentapeptide repeat-containing protein; amino-acid sequence: MILVVLAAGVLLAIAMCSPAPVPAEVPPEPTSTPQPTAAPAPEVVEVPEEEATDGSAPVGFTIDLQSLANDLQQYLPFDQANGQEVPPEDVVEAVLAALPTPEPTSTPEPTATPVPTAAPNINAIALAVLDVLPTAEPPTTPEPAATPDIDAVVSAVLAALPPTPTPVPTIDVDLIIEEAVFEALDQLPPSPTPISLSAFSAILTPTPTSTPERDRCDILEPGADLSLCDFEDKDLRNVDLRNANLDRAVFNDANLRSANFSGAILRRAKFRNADLRRADFTDAELYAARFDDADLRDADFSHADLSEANLKDANVSGAEWQGAQWDDTDCPDGTNSDDDQNDGKCFR